One window from the genome of Rufibacter tibetensis encodes:
- a CDS encoding cupin domain-containing protein → MGYRYLLSFFLVLLLTSDTSLLAQEKATEQKGYVLEQDAQVAKKQPGPHNGGGETVAYSFFEGVPDFKTAFRKRVLKPGASIGYHLQKEDEVYYILSGTGQMQMNGKTFPVKPGDAILTRPGSSHGLTPDKDTELTLLIVYEKK, encoded by the coding sequence ATGGGATACAGATATCTGCTTTCGTTTTTCCTTGTTCTTCTTTTGACCTCAGACACCTCTTTGTTAGCACAGGAGAAAGCAACGGAGCAAAAGGGATATGTTCTGGAGCAAGATGCGCAAGTAGCCAAAAAGCAACCCGGTCCGCATAATGGGGGAGGGGAAACTGTTGCCTATAGCTTCTTTGAGGGTGTGCCTGATTTTAAAACTGCTTTTCGGAAAAGAGTCCTTAAACCCGGAGCATCCATCGGGTACCATTTGCAGAAAGAAGATGAGGTGTACTATATCCTAAGCGGAACGGGGCAGATGCAGATGAACGGCAAAACGTTTCCCGTAAAACCAGGCGATGCCATTTTAACCAGGCCTGGCAGTTCGCACGGACTTACCCCAGACAAAGACACTGAGTTAACGCTGCTCATTGTGTACGAGAAGAAGTAA
- a CDS encoding glucuronyl esterase domain-containing protein, with amino-acid sequence MRKALIVLFSLVVSSASAQQATTGTAANYPAPLNLTAEQDHQQMMKQLGIKTLRPGPSSDPKAPNAANYDEAKANPYPNLQEVLTLKNRKKVTTPAQWWNQRRPEIVEEFEREVFGRIPKNVPKVTWKTMISEREMVGWIPVNAKQLVGQVDNSQYPALEVNINMTVVTPANAKGPVPVLMMFSRSALPAPAQPPKESLEKVNVAMKKLLVETDPSLKAVFEQYPAYNPIVAPAPSFGLPPAGDPPTPQQLLAAGWGYVLIEPGSIQADNGAGLTKGIIGLVNKGQTRKPDDWGALRAWAWGASRGLDYLETDPAVDAKRVGIEGVSRFGKAALVALAFDQRFAVGLIGSSGEGGAKLHRRNFGEAVESLTSSGEYHWMAGNFLKYGASDATFGPKTANDIPVDAHQLIALCAPRATFISYGIPEQGDAKWLDQQGSYMATVAAGPVFKLLGAKDLGVGYDYKTAKMPGVNVSLLDGHLAWRQHDGGHTDAPNIKYFIPWADRMMKEKVISASGK; translated from the coding sequence ATGAGAAAAGCACTTATCGTATTGTTCAGCTTAGTGGTTTCTTCGGCTTCGGCGCAGCAGGCCACTACCGGAACCGCTGCAAATTATCCTGCGCCATTGAATCTCACTGCAGAGCAGGACCACCAGCAGATGATGAAGCAATTGGGTATTAAGACGCTTCGGCCTGGGCCCAGCAGTGATCCCAAAGCACCCAATGCTGCCAACTATGATGAAGCCAAGGCGAACCCGTACCCCAACCTGCAGGAGGTGCTCACCCTCAAAAACCGTAAGAAAGTAACGACGCCTGCCCAGTGGTGGAACCAGCGCCGGCCCGAGATAGTAGAGGAGTTTGAGCGCGAGGTGTTTGGCCGAATTCCTAAAAACGTGCCTAAAGTAACCTGGAAAACCATGATCTCTGAGCGGGAGATGGTGGGCTGGATTCCGGTTAACGCAAAGCAGTTGGTAGGGCAAGTAGACAATTCGCAATATCCTGCGCTGGAGGTGAACATCAACATGACGGTCGTTACACCTGCCAATGCCAAAGGACCGGTACCGGTCTTGATGATGTTCAGCCGTAGTGCTTTGCCGGCTCCGGCGCAACCACCCAAGGAAAGCCTGGAGAAGGTAAATGTCGCTATGAAGAAACTGCTGGTGGAAACAGATCCTTCGTTGAAAGCAGTGTTTGAACAGTATCCGGCTTATAACCCCATTGTGGCACCCGCTCCAAGCTTTGGTTTGCCGCCCGCTGGAGATCCGCCCACGCCACAGCAACTGCTGGCCGCGGGCTGGGGGTACGTTTTAATTGAACCGGGCAGCATCCAGGCCGATAACGGAGCCGGGCTGACCAAAGGCATTATTGGGTTGGTGAACAAAGGACAGACCCGCAAACCCGATGATTGGGGTGCGCTCCGGGCCTGGGCTTGGGGTGCCTCACGCGGACTAGACTACCTGGAAACGGATCCGGCGGTAGATGCCAAACGGGTGGGCATTGAAGGCGTATCCCGGTTCGGGAAAGCAGCACTGGTGGCGCTGGCTTTTGATCAGCGCTTTGCCGTGGGCTTGATCGGTTCTTCAGGTGAAGGGGGAGCGAAACTGCACCGCCGCAACTTCGGGGAAGCCGTGGAAAGCCTGACCAGCAGCGGCGAATACCATTGGATGGCCGGAAATTTTCTGAAGTACGGTGCCTCTGACGCTACTTTCGGCCCCAAAACCGCCAATGATATTCCGGTAGATGCCCATCAGTTAATTGCTCTCTGTGCTCCTAGAGCCACCTTTATCAGCTACGGCATACCCGAACAAGGCGATGCCAAGTGGCTAGACCAGCAGGGCAGTTACATGGCCACCGTGGCCGCTGGACCCGTGTTCAAGCTGTTGGGCGCGAAAGACCTGGGCGTTGGATATGATTACAAGACCGCAAAGATGCCCGGCGTAAACGTGAGTTTGCTGGACGGCCATTTAGCCTGGCGCCAACACGACGGGGGCCACACTGATGCCCCCAATATAAAATACTTTATACCCTGGGCCGATAGGATGATGAAGGAAAAGGTAATTTCCGCTTCAGGCAAATAG
- a CDS encoding sialate O-acetylesterase, whose protein sequence is MSRTNMYRSKGKYIVFALLCLFQAEAFSQVRLPKLVSDGMVLQRDAKTKVWGWAAPGEKVTVSFRGKNYKSTTNPSGKWEVALSPMKAGGPYTMDIKGSNQITVKDILLGDVYFCSGQSNMVHQMSLHNITYANDIITANYPQIRHFWIPTATNMEGPAQDLPANASWKWANPQDVNNFSAVAYFFARKLYDRYKIPIGLINASVGGTPIEAWTSEEGLKEFPAILATINKNRDTSYVNPIQRRAAAVAAANRQKPELDKGLTGEVKWFDPAYEPKGWRDINIPGYWEDQGIKDLNGAVWYRREIDVPASMVGVPAKVFLGRIVDADFLYINGKQVGSTGYQYPQRRYAIPAGTLKAGKNLFVIRVLNQGGKGGFVPDKPYYLEANGQTLDLKGTWQYKVGDVYRPASGGFEGGISAQNQPSALYNAMVAPATDYTLKGILWYQGESNAGNPTEYKKLLPALISDWRDKWGQGNLPFLFVQLPNFMERNYLPTESNWAMMREAALQTLSVPNTAMAVTIELGEWNDIHPDNKKDVGERLALAAMKLIYSDKKIVSSGPLYQSSKIEGNKIILSFTNVGSGLISIDGEELSQFAIAGADKKFVWANARIEGDKVVVWSDEVPEPKFVRYAWADNPDGANLYNKEKLPASPFRTDN, encoded by the coding sequence ATGAGTAGAACAAACATGTACCGCAGCAAAGGAAAGTATATTGTTTTTGCCCTTCTGTGCCTGTTCCAGGCAGAGGCTTTTAGTCAGGTAAGATTGCCAAAGTTGGTAAGTGACGGAATGGTGTTACAGCGCGATGCCAAAACCAAAGTTTGGGGATGGGCCGCTCCCGGCGAAAAAGTGACGGTTAGTTTCAGGGGTAAAAACTACAAATCCACCACCAACCCCAGCGGTAAATGGGAGGTAGCCTTGTCGCCTATGAAGGCTGGCGGTCCTTACACCATGGACATCAAAGGCAGCAACCAGATCACCGTAAAAGACATCCTGTTGGGCGATGTGTATTTCTGCTCCGGGCAGTCTAACATGGTACACCAAATGTCGCTGCATAACATCACTTATGCCAACGATATCATAACTGCTAATTACCCCCAGATTAGGCATTTCTGGATACCGACCGCGACCAACATGGAAGGCCCGGCGCAGGATTTGCCAGCTAATGCGTCTTGGAAATGGGCAAACCCGCAGGACGTGAACAACTTCTCTGCCGTGGCCTATTTCTTCGCCCGGAAACTGTACGACCGGTACAAAATTCCGATTGGGTTGATCAATGCCAGCGTAGGCGGAACGCCCATTGAAGCCTGGACCAGTGAAGAAGGCCTGAAGGAATTCCCCGCTATCTTGGCTACCATCAACAAGAACCGCGACACCAGCTATGTAAACCCAATTCAACGTCGGGCCGCGGCAGTAGCAGCTGCCAACCGGCAGAAGCCCGAGCTTGACAAGGGCCTGACGGGAGAAGTAAAATGGTTTGATCCGGCGTATGAGCCCAAGGGATGGCGCGATATCAACATCCCCGGCTATTGGGAAGACCAGGGCATCAAAGATCTGAACGGCGCTGTATGGTACCGTCGCGAAATAGACGTTCCTGCTTCCATGGTGGGCGTACCGGCCAAGGTGTTCCTGGGCCGCATTGTAGATGCTGATTTCCTGTACATTAACGGAAAACAGGTCGGAAGCACAGGGTACCAATATCCGCAGAGAAGATACGCCATTCCGGCAGGTACTTTAAAAGCAGGGAAGAATCTCTTTGTGATACGCGTGCTGAACCAAGGCGGCAAGGGCGGCTTTGTGCCAGATAAACCCTACTACCTGGAAGCCAACGGCCAGACCCTAGACCTGAAAGGCACCTGGCAATACAAAGTGGGTGATGTATACCGTCCCGCTAGTGGGGGATTTGAAGGCGGTATCAGTGCCCAGAACCAACCCTCCGCTTTGTATAACGCCATGGTAGCCCCTGCCACAGACTACACCCTCAAAGGCATTTTATGGTACCAGGGCGAAAGCAACGCCGGCAACCCTACAGAATACAAAAAGTTGTTGCCTGCCTTGATCTCTGATTGGCGTGACAAGTGGGGACAAGGCAATCTTCCGTTCCTCTTTGTCCAGCTTCCTAATTTTATGGAAAGGAATTACCTGCCCACTGAAAGCAACTGGGCCATGATGCGGGAAGCGGCGCTCCAAACCCTTTCAGTGCCTAACACGGCCATGGCCGTCACCATTGAGCTAGGCGAGTGGAACGACATTCACCCGGATAACAAGAAAGACGTGGGCGAACGGTTGGCTCTGGCTGCCATGAAACTGATTTACAGCGACAAAAAGATCGTCTCCTCTGGTCCGCTGTACCAATCCTCCAAGATCGAGGGGAATAAGATCATCCTGAGTTTTACGAACGTGGGCAGCGGGTTGATTTCCATTGACGGCGAGGAGCTAAGTCAGTTTGCCATTGCCGGAGCCGATAAAAAGTTTGTGTGGGCGAATGCCAGAATAGAGGGCGACAAAGTAGTGGTGTGGAGCGACGAGGTACCAGAGCCTAAATTCGTGCGCTATGCCTGGGCCGATAACCCAGACGGTGCCAACCTCTACAACAAGGAAAAATTACCCGCTTCCCCTTTCCGCACCGATAACTAA
- a CDS encoding YceI family protein — protein sequence MKKALLSLIVFSFALNLTSCEETEEITKTPYAIEEENSVVKWKGYSPTLYHDGSFKVTSSGVEVVDGKVKSGSFTIPIYSIQNFDLPDHVKSALLEHLKSPDFFNVVLHPNASFKITNVQPLASSTGGGAANDNYAVTGDFNMLGQTHAITFPARIIMEGSKIEMKADFQLDRTKWGMMYAADPALCEHHILPKVDISLDIKGHKQ from the coding sequence ATGAAAAAAGCACTTTTATCCCTCATTGTATTTTCTTTCGCCCTGAACCTGACAAGCTGCGAAGAGACAGAAGAGATCACCAAAACGCCTTACGCCATAGAAGAAGAAAATTCTGTAGTAAAATGGAAAGGCTACAGTCCCACCCTGTACCACGATGGCTCCTTTAAAGTGACCAGCTCGGGCGTAGAGGTGGTGGACGGCAAAGTGAAATCCGGTTCGTTTACCATTCCTATTTATTCCATCCAGAACTTCGATTTACCCGACCACGTAAAGTCCGCCTTGCTTGAGCACCTCAAAAGCCCCGATTTCTTCAATGTAGTGCTGCACCCTAACGCTTCTTTCAAGATCACCAATGTTCAGCCGTTGGCTTCTTCCACCGGTGGGGGAGCAGCCAACGACAACTATGCCGTTACTGGAGATTTTAACATGTTGGGTCAGACACATGCCATCACCTTTCCGGCCAGGATCATAATGGAAGGAAGCAAAATAGAGATGAAAGCTGATTTCCAACTAGACAGAACCAAATGGGGCATGATGTACGCCGCAGACCCTGCTTTATGCGAACACCACATCCTCCCTAAAGTGGATATTTCCTTAGACATTAAAGGGCATAAGCAGTAA